A single genomic interval of Mangifera indica cultivar Alphonso chromosome 5, CATAS_Mindica_2.1, whole genome shotgun sequence harbors:
- the LOC123215681 gene encoding transcription factor GLABRA 3-like: MAANATQNHDAVLQDLRKQLAVAVRSIQWSYAIFWSSSTSQQGLLVWGDGYYNGDIKTRKTVQALEIKADKIGLQRSEQLRELYESLLEGESEQANKRPSVALSPEDLTDAEWYYLVCMSFVFNTGQGLPGRVFANGETIWLCNAQYADSKVFSRSLLAKSASIQTVVCFPHLDGVIELGVTELIPEDPSLLQHVKASLLDFSKPVCSEKSSSPSHNADDDNDPICTKISHEIVDALTLESLYSSREEIKFDSEGADDLQGNINEEFHLDSPDERSKGCEHNHQTEDSFMLEGINGGASQVQSWHFMDDDFSNGLPDSMNSSDCISEAFVHQAKVASSPKHENVGNFQLKELQDGNHTKLSSLDLGADDDSHYKKTLSAILASSNRLTENLCFFGCGNKSSFMSWKKVGKIDGHRLQVQQSILKQILFTVPLMYGGCPHKSQKEICRKNWRTTIESDDFCTGHVSSSDKRRENEKFMVLRSMVPSVCKVDKTSILNDTIKYLKKLEARVEELESCMDSAVDFEARPKRNHPDMVEQIFDNYDNQKIDNGRKPWINKRKASDIDETDLQINKVVLKDGPPLDVKVSIKEKEVLIEMRCPYREFILLDIMDAINNLHLDAYSVISANLDGILTLALKSKFQGAAVAPAVMIEQALWKVAGTPAYYVIVQIGTQVHKSKVSSAKGGKAWWNEKFRFVFPQSDWRKFTHIKFRIMDVKSFTDNGFVGETIYYLGGIISEGNDKGLIEVNPAPHNVVLEDDTYKGQIKVGFKFIMKEEKLMQTREFNIVQENLPRKSSYIFLVNLWKKTWFRLLHYRNRTNSKNA, translated from the exons ATGGCTGCTAATGCCACTCAAAACCATGATGCGGTGCTGCAAGACTTAAGAAAACAGCTCGCGGTGGCTGTTAGAAGTATCCAGTGGAGCTATGCAATTTTCTGGTCATCATCAACTTCACAACAGGG GCTGCTGGTGTGGGGTGATGGATACTATAACGGAGACATCAAGACTAGGAAGACTGTCCAAGCCCTGGAAATTAAAGCTGATAAAATAGGTTTACAAAGGAGTGAGCAACTAAGAGAGCTTTATGAGTCTCTTCTGGAAGGAGAAAGTGAGCAGGCTAATAAAAGGCCATCTGTTGCATTGTCTCCAGAGGATCTCACGGATGCAGAGTGGTACTACTTGGTTTGCATGTCCTTTGTATTCAATACTGGCCAAGG TTTGCCAGGAAGAGTGTTTGCAAATGGTGAAACCATATGGCTATGTAATGCTCAATATGCAGACAGTAAAGTGTTTTCACGCTCTTTGTTGGCCAAG AGTGCATCTATTCAG ACTGTCGTATGTTTTCCTCATCTTGATGGTGTGATTGAGCTTGGTGTCACTGAAttg ATCCCGGAGGATCCAAGTCTCCTTCAACATGTCAAAGCTTCCTTATTGGACTTCTCAAAGCCTGTTTGCTCTGAGAAATCTTCATCTCCTTCTCACAATGCAGATGATGATAATGATCCAATTTGCACCAAGATCAGCCATGAGATAGTAGATGCATTGACTTTGGAGAGCCTATATTCTTCCAGAGaagaaatcaaatttgattctgAGGGAGCTGATGACTTACAGGGAAATATCAATGAAGAATTTCACTTGGATTCTCCTGATGAACGTTCGAAGGGCTGTGAGCACAATCACCAGACTGAAGACTCCTTCATGCTTGAAGGTATTAATGGTGGGGCTTCTCAAGTTCAGAGTTGGCATTTCATGGATGATGACTTCAGCAATGGCCTACCAGATTCCATGAACTCAAGTGATTGTATATCTGAAGCTTTTGTGCATCAAGCAAAGGTTGCTTCTTCTCCAAAGCATGAAAATGTGggaaattttcaattgaaagaaCTTCAAGATGGCAATCATACGAAGCTAAGTTCCTTAGATCTTGGAGCAGACGATGACTCACATTACAAAAAAACTCTTTCAGCTATTTTGGCAAGTTCAAATCGTTTGACTGAAAACCTGTGTTTTTTTGGTTGTGGTAACAAATCCAGCTTTATGAGTTGGAAGAAAGTAGGAAAAATTGATGGTCATAGGCTACAAGTCCAGCAAAGCATATTAAAACAGATTTTATTTACTGTTCCTTTGATGTATGGAGGTTGCCCTCATAAGTCACAGAAGGAAATCTGCAGAAAAAATTGGCGTACAACAATAGAAAGTGATGATTTTTGCACTGGACATGTTTCATCATCAGAtaagagaagagagaatgaaaaattTATGGTCCTAAGGTCAATGGTTCCATCTGTTTGTAAG GTTGACAAAACATCAATTCTCAATGACACTATTAAATACTTGAAAAAGCTTGAGGCTAGAGTAGAAGAGTTGGAATCCTGCATGGACTCAGCTGTTGATTTTGAGGCAAGGCCTAAAAGAAATCACCCAGATATGGTAGAGCAGATATTTGATAACTATGACaaccaaaaaattgataatGGAAGGAAGCCTTGGATAAACAAGAGGAAGGCCAGTGATATTGATGAAACTGACCTACAAATCAATAAAGTTGTTCTCAAAGATGGCCCGCCATTGGATGTGAAAGTCAGCATTAAAGAGAAAGAGGTTCTGATTGAGATGAGATGTCCATATAGAGAATTCATATTACTTGATATCATGGATGCTATAAACAATCTGCACTTGGATGCCTACTCAGTGATATCGGCAAATCTCGATGGCATTCTCACGCTGGCACTTAAATCTAAG TTTCAAGGGGCAGCCGTCGCACCAGCAGTGATGATTGAACAAGCTCTATGGAAGGTTGCTG gaacACCAGCCTATTATGTCATTGTACAAATTGGAACTCAAGTGCATAAAAGCAAAGTATCATCAG CTAAAGGTGGGAAGGCCTGGTGGAATGAGAAATTCAGATTCGTGTTCCCTCAATCTGATTGGAGAAAGTTCACCCATATCAAATTTAGAATTATGGACGTGAAATCATTCACAGACAATGGATTTGTTGGCGAAACCAT ATATTACCTTGGTGGAATAATTAGTGAAGGCAATGACAAAGGATTGATTGAAGTGAACCCAGCTCCACATAATGTAGTGCTTGAAGATGACACCTACAAAGGACAGATTAAGGTCGGATTCAAATTCATCATGAAA GAAGAGAAGCTCATGCAGACCAGAGAATTTAATATTGTACAGGAGAATTTACCAAGAAAATCAAGTTATATCTTCCTTGTTAATCTTTGGAAAAAGACATGGTTTAGGTTACTACACTACCGGAATCGAACGAATTCGAAAAATGCCTAA